Genomic segment of Drosophila ananassae strain 14024-0371.13 chromosome 2L, ASM1763931v2, whole genome shotgun sequence:
acactagcaCTACCACTAACACTAACACCAGCACACGCACACAGTCTACATTTTTACAGGTTTTCGCTGCCTCTCGCGGATGCAACATTCAGTTTTGGATTCCTCGCGTCTGGCCCATAAACAAATGACATAATCCAAGCGACGCGACCTGCACAGGCTGTATCCAAAGCACGAGCTCCTGGGTTTGGAATGTTTCCAATTCGATCTGGAAGATTTCAGAGGCGGCGGAGGTGGAAGCGGAGGCAGAGGCGAAGGCGCGATGTTGCGTTTTTTATAGCTTTATGCGTGCTCCGTGTCACGTTTTCTCCGCTGTGATCGCTATCACTGTACTTGAATTTTTTTGGCAATGGGTAGAACTCTCTCCctatattgtttatttttatttgcgaATTAGAAATTCCTGGAGGAAAGTCTAAAAAAGAGTAATTGTTATCTGATTCCGAGATTCAGTTCAGTTGAACTAATTCCGAGTTGCAGTGCTGCCAGATCGCCAGCACTTTTTTCAACACTGAACTCCTTGATCCATTCACAGTGTTTGCCATTGCCAGCCCTGACCATTCAAAATATCGATAGTTTTCGAATTGGTTGTTTTTGAATTATTCCTCCGTTTTCCTAAAtcaaatatatacataaactaaaaatacattaaaaattaaaccttATACTCATCAGTTAATTAATAAAACACTTTAGTTACTTCTATTTTCTCTTATCTGAACTAATGCGAAACGATGTTTTGGCACCTGTGAATCAGCTGTCGCTCGCTGTGAATGGCTAAAGGtgaaagaagaagaagaagctgcGATTTGTGTACGTGTGTGTTTTGAGTTAGCGACGTGGTGATTACCACGgaaccgatccgatccgatccccGATAGAAATCAGCACTTCCATGGAGATGCGCGTTCCGCACCAGCCAGCAGCCCTGCTGCTACCTCTCATCCTGATCCTCGTCGGCTCCACGAGCGGGCAACGCGTAGCTCCCGGCGTTAATCCGCAGCACTATGTAAGTTCCATCCATCTGGGAGTAGGGAGTTATTTAATCTTTGTGTCTTTTCCAGCAACAAGTTCCGCAGCAGGTGCCCCAGCACCatccgccaccaccaccgcaacatcagcagcaatACCAGCAACAGGTCCATTCGGCTCCCGGAGTGCCGCCCGTGCAATATGTAAGTATAAAGTAGGACTCGCTGCCCTCCAAGGTCTCTAATGGCAAAAATGGAATCCGCAGCAATATGAACAGGTGccagtgcagcagcagcagcaaccggtGCAATATCAGCAAGTTCCtgtgcaacagcagcagcatcagcagccgccagtccaccagccccagcagcaacaagtgcaccaacagcagcaacaggttCACCAACAGGCACATGCCGGTGGCCACCACCATGGCCAGCCGCAGCAAGTGCTGAACACCGGAAACATCCAGCAAGAGCGAGCGTAAGTATTTGGGTATCTTATCACCGACACTGCCAATCATAATCTATCACAGAAGCTTTGTTTTAATCTCCGGAGTCATAAATTAGAGACCATGTCATAGAGGGTCTCAAtataacatttattttatctttgccaataaatacataaatctTTCACTTTTTAGTCATATCCAAGAGCACATGCAGGTGCCCATCGATACGAGCAAAATGTCTGAGGCTGAGTTGCAGTTCCATTATTTCAAGATGCACGACtccgacaacaacaacaagctaGACGGCTGCGAGCTGATCAAGTCTCTGATCCATTGGCACGGTAAGTCCCACCTGATATCTGCTTAGACGAATGGTTGTCCCTTTTCTAGTCCaattttttgttcttgttATGTCCTTTTGTTTGCGTCTTGTTTGACCCGAAATTCTGTTCTACCTCTTTGCATATGCGTTACTAAATGGGTCTGTTTCCGGTGTTGGTTGTGGTCATGCTCGATCCTCATGCTAATCCATCTCGCATCCGCCATAACAACTCATTGTGGTGCAGAGCAAGGCAGCAAGGAGCAGCCGAACGGCGACAAGCCGCATGTTGAGGAGAAGGTCTTCTCCGACGAGGAGCTGGTTGCCCTCATCGATCCCATCCTTCAGATGGACGACACCTCCCGTGACGGCTACATTGATTATCCCGAGTTCATCAAGGCCCAGCAGAAGGCGGCcgagaagcagcaacagcagcagcaacaacaacagcagcagcaacagcagccgcaacaacatcagcagccTATTCATTAGTAGACCCCTAGATCCGTTTAGTTCGCACACATAACCAAGTCCTGGTCCTTGTGATGGTTCACACATACTCCTGCTTTGTTCCCAACACATCATGAAATTACGTCGACGTTGTAAGCGGTTTTAGCGCAGTCCCTAAAATCTAGTTGAACCAATTTTACTTAACTTGCTGCAAGCATTCCATCGGAGAACATCATTGAACAAATTGAAACCAATCCTTCCAAGAACTTTTCCAAAAGCTACCCATTTCGAATAGTGAACACGAATCTCAAGTGGTTTGTGCAATTTCAACTGCTTtgttcgttttttgttttccattGTCATAATTTTAGTTACTttcgatataaaataatttttaagcgcaactagagagcagcaacaaaaacagactGATTGTTTAAACGTttgttttttacaaaaaaaagcgAGAAAATTACGCAAAAAAATGAATCGAAGAAAGCCCCAACTAAGTGAAAACCtttttgaaactgaaacaTTCAATTTGTAAGTAAAAACCGATTTTGTGAATAAAGTCAAATCCAAATCGTAGAAAGTCGAATCTATTTTCTTCCAAGTAGACTTGAAGGCTTTACATTTTGTGGTGATAGTGGCTTTCGACTAATATAATCATTGCTAAGTGAGAGTGACTTATACATTAAGTGTCATcccattaattaatttttcagtCAAAGAGGCTCCAGGGAATCCAGACGAGGTGCACGTGGAACACGGAGAGGAGCACAAGGCTGGCTCGGTTTACACGGATAAAGCCCTAGAGGAAACCATCGACTATGTCCTGAAGTCGATGGACCTGAACAACGATGGCTTTGTGGACTGGGCCGAGTACCGAAAGACTGAGGCGAATGTTGGCAAGGACTAGACCAGTTGAAGTCCTTAGAGAGCCGTAGAACTTGACAATTGTTGACATATTTTATCCTTTTTCTAATCCATTCTGATCTGAGCCACCTTGGTGATTTCTATATATCGCATAAATTATAGCCATAAAAGATCACATGAATCAAAGTTGTTTTGAGCCTTTTATACTTttgcaaataaaatgaaaataaaaatctatttttataTGAATTTTTGTcaacttttttaatattttctaaaaattattAGAAAAGTGTCCTTTATTTGATTCTGAAcccaaacatacaaaaaagCTCCAGTAAGCACAGAAAAGCTAAATGCTGCCTTTGAAACTTTCTTATCCGTTAACCATACCCGATTCGAACATGCGTAACCGATTGGGAGAGCCCATAATGCCTCTCTAGAACGAACCGGAAAAAGCTTTCCATCCGAGAGTGACAATATTCGATGGAGGAGTGGAAAAATGAGTCCGGAGCTCTCACTCGGTGCCGAACTAAAAACTGAATGGAAGGTACTCACAAAATTTGTGGcgtgaaaataataacaatccCACCTAGCTGCAGCATAAAATAGGTTTCGTGGGATTAAAGAGTGCCACGCTCAagtattacgcatacgccgcgtgtGACGGCGGTCGAGTTTGCTAATTAGCTCGCAATTTTCTGCAAAATGTAAgcaaattttcataaaaataaatccacTCACACACCAAAGTGCAGGCGTGTACGATAATTATGGATCGCCTTCTTGCCGGCCCCGGGGCCACGAATGGCGTTGCTCGGGCGACCCAGCCGGCGGTGATTATAGAAAATAAACAACCCGGATGGGTGGCCCGCGGAAGACTCCAATTGGACCACATCCACGTGGTCGCGTGCAGCGGGGAATTACGCTCTACAAATatttgccgttgccgttgcacAAATGGCAAGCGTGCCGAGCATAGTGTTGTATCGATTTTGCCCAGCTGTGGGAGAAGGGGTGGGCTCAGCGAGGACTTCCTTCCGATTGCGATTCACAGCGGCCGATAAGCCGGCAGGACATGCCACAACTCAGTTGCTCGTTTCTACTCATTCGAGGACCTCTATTAAATCCGTCCTTAATTATGTTTTCTAGGGCGGCCATACAGACATCGGGTGGACGCCCCCGGGAGCGGCTCCTTTACGCCTTCCGGGGTTGGATTGCCTTTGTAGCCTTCATGGATCTGGGCACGGCATTCCGGAGCTATATAGAGCGCCGCAGC
This window contains:
- the LOC6501085 gene encoding G-box-binding factor isoform X1, whose translation is MEMRVPHQPAALLLPLILILVGSTSGQRVAPGVNPQHYQQVPQQVPQHHPPPPPQHQQQYQQQVHSAPGVPPVQYQYEQVPVQQQQQPVQYQQVPVQQQQHQQPPVHQPQQQQVHQQQQQVHQQAHAGGHHHGQPQQVLNTGNIQQERAHIQEHMQVPIDTSKMSEAELQFHYFKMHDSDNNNKLDGCELIKSLIHWHEQGSKEQPNGDKPHVEEKVFSDEELVALIDPILQMDDTSRDGYIDYPEFIKAQQKAAEKQQQQQQQQQQQQQQPQQHQQPIH
- the LOC6501085 gene encoding PAX-interacting protein 1 isoform X2 — its product is MEMRVPHQPAALLLPLILILVGSTSGQRVAPGVNPQHYQQVPQQVPQHHPPPPPQHQQQYQQQVHSAPGVPPVQYQYEQVPVQQQQQPVQYQQVPVQQQQHQQPPVHQPQQQQVHQQQQQVHQQAHAGGHHHGQPQQVLNTGNIQQERAHIQEHMQVPIDTSKMSEAELQFHYFKMHDSDNNNKLDGCELIKSLIHWHVKEAPGNPDEVHVEHGEEHKAGSVYTDKALEETIDYVLKSMDLNNDGFVDWAEYRKTEANVGKD